In Natranaerobius thermophilus JW/NM-WN-LF, the genomic stretch CCGTAAGCACTTGATTCTCTCCTTGGAATTTCCTTAAAGCGTAAATTCCTTCCTGGTAATCATCGATTTCATAAGCTAAGCGTCGTTTGCCCCAAACATCGATTTCACCAGGTGCACCACCATAACGCTCAATTACTGATTTAAACTCGTTATGTTTTTCTTCAACCTGTTCTTCTTCCAAGTCCGGAGTTAAAACATACACAACTTCATAAGCTCTCATAACTTCACCTCCTCCCTCTGGATTAAAGCCCTATTAATAAAAATAGAGCAGGGAATACAACAATTGATGATACCATATTACAAATGGATTTTCAAGTTTAAACATTGAA encodes the following:
- the rpsF gene encoding 30S ribosomal protein S6; this encodes MRAYEVVYVLTPDLEEEQVEEKHNEFKSVIERYGGAPGEIDVWGKRRLAYEIDDYQEGIYALRKFQGENQVLTELERSLKMDESILRYLIARDEDA